Proteins co-encoded in one Quercus robur chromosome 8, dhQueRobu3.1, whole genome shotgun sequence genomic window:
- the LOC126697472 gene encoding dof zinc finger protein DOF3.6-like isoform X1, with protein MVFSSIPVYLDPPNWHQQPNHIHQPAGGGSENTQLPPPPPLPIVGSGGGGGGGSSSIRPGSMTDRARLAKIPQPEAALKCPRCESTNTKFCYFNNYSLTQPRHFCKTCRRYWTRGGALRNVPVGGGCRRNKRSKSNRSKSPITTGHQAGSSSTSTVSSNCNNDMLNHMPPPPPPQLPFLPSLHHLSDYGSGDIGLNFGGFHHPVAATGGGSGGGDVEFQIGNSSSGGGGLSTGLSEQWRMQQVQQFPFLTNLEPPIGLFQFDGENVQPPSYVGIAGQLRSKPMDSGVSQIASVKMEESHGLNLSRNPLGTSGNDQYWGGSNAWTDLSGFTSSSTSHML; from the exons ATGGTTTTCTCATCCATACCAGTCTATCTGGATCCACCTAACTGGCATCAG CAACCAAATCATATTCATCAACCTGCTGGAGGTGGAAGTGAGAATACTCAACTCCCACCTCCGCCGCCACTTCCAATAGTTGGAAGTGGCGGCGGAGGTGGTGGTGGCTCAAGCTCAATTAGGCCGGGTTCCATGACTGATAGAGCTCGGCTAGCCAAGATTCCGCAGCCTGAGGCAGCCCTCAAATGTCCTCGATGCGAATCAACAAATACTAAGTTTTGCTACTTCAACAACTATAGCCTCACCCAGCCTCGTCACTTTTGCAAAACCTGTCGGCGCTATTGGACTAGAGGAGGCGCACTAAGGAACGTGCCAGTTGGGGGCGGTTGtagaagaaacaaaagaagcaaaagCAATAGATCAAAATCTCCTATTACAACAGGTCACCAAGCAGGGTCTAGCTCCACTAGTACAGTTTCTTCCAATTGCAATAATGATATGTTAAACCACATGCcccctcctccaccaccacaGTTGCCCTTTTTGCCCTCTTTGCATCATCTTAGTGATTATGGTTCTGGGGACATTGGCTTAAATTTTGGGGGATTTCATCATCCAGTAGCAGCAAcaggtggtggtagtggtggcgGAGATGTTGAATTTCAAATTGGTAATAGTtcaagtggtggtggtggtttatCAACTGGCCTCTCTGAGCAGTGGAGAATGCAACAAGTGCAGCAATTTCCTTTCTTGACCAATTTGGAACCACCAATTGGGTTATTCCAATTTGATGGTGAAAATGTTCAGCCGCCAAGCTATGTAGGAATAGCTGGGCAGCTCCGGTCTAAGCCAATGGATTCTGGGGTTTCTCAGATAGCTTCAGTGAAAATGGAAGAAAGTCATGGATTGAACTTGTCAAGAAACCCTTTGGGTACTTCTGGAAATGATCAATACTGGGGAGGTAGCAATGCATGGACTGATCTGTCTGGTTTCACTTCTTCTTCCACCAGCCATATGTTGtga
- the LOC126697472 gene encoding dof zinc finger protein DOF3.6-like isoform X2, with protein MVFSSIPVYLDPPNWHQQPNHIHQPAGGGGGSSSIRPGSMTDRARLAKIPQPEAALKCPRCESTNTKFCYFNNYSLTQPRHFCKTCRRYWTRGGALRNVPVGGGCRRNKRSKSNRSKSPITTGHQAGSSSTSTVSSNCNNDMLNHMPPPPPPQLPFLPSLHHLSDYGSGDIGLNFGGFHHPVAATGGGSGGGDVEFQIGNSSSGGGGLSTGLSEQWRMQQVQQFPFLTNLEPPIGLFQFDGENVQPPSYVGIAGQLRSKPMDSGVSQIASVKMEESHGLNLSRNPLGTSGNDQYWGGSNAWTDLSGFTSSSTSHML; from the exons ATGGTTTTCTCATCCATACCAGTCTATCTGGATCCACCTAACTGGCATCAG CAACCAAATCATATTCATCAACCTGCTGGAG GTGGTGGTGGCTCAAGCTCAATTAGGCCGGGTTCCATGACTGATAGAGCTCGGCTAGCCAAGATTCCGCAGCCTGAGGCAGCCCTCAAATGTCCTCGATGCGAATCAACAAATACTAAGTTTTGCTACTTCAACAACTATAGCCTCACCCAGCCTCGTCACTTTTGCAAAACCTGTCGGCGCTATTGGACTAGAGGAGGCGCACTAAGGAACGTGCCAGTTGGGGGCGGTTGtagaagaaacaaaagaagcaaaagCAATAGATCAAAATCTCCTATTACAACAGGTCACCAAGCAGGGTCTAGCTCCACTAGTACAGTTTCTTCCAATTGCAATAATGATATGTTAAACCACATGCcccctcctccaccaccacaGTTGCCCTTTTTGCCCTCTTTGCATCATCTTAGTGATTATGGTTCTGGGGACATTGGCTTAAATTTTGGGGGATTTCATCATCCAGTAGCAGCAAcaggtggtggtagtggtggcgGAGATGTTGAATTTCAAATTGGTAATAGTtcaagtggtggtggtggtttatCAACTGGCCTCTCTGAGCAGTGGAGAATGCAACAAGTGCAGCAATTTCCTTTCTTGACCAATTTGGAACCACCAATTGGGTTATTCCAATTTGATGGTGAAAATGTTCAGCCGCCAAGCTATGTAGGAATAGCTGGGCAGCTCCGGTCTAAGCCAATGGATTCTGGGGTTTCTCAGATAGCTTCAGTGAAAATGGAAGAAAGTCATGGATTGAACTTGTCAAGAAACCCTTTGGGTACTTCTGGAAATGATCAATACTGGGGAGGTAGCAATGCATGGACTGATCTGTCTGGTTTCACTTCTTCTTCCACCAGCCATATGTTGtga